One stretch of Patescibacteria group bacterium DNA includes these proteins:
- a CDS encoding CAP domain-containing protein, translating to MDKNKKTNKSWLKFLFLGGFLLFLFKKEEKKGNISLKDLEHNFLDFAKKEGKEVNELIHHKEDIEEYIEDSESIFRDYFIPHNGNNHHPKILRKKPLFIVLFLALMLKISLISYLFFIYPNDGRMSEDIQLGVFNMLNEERVANGLEPLELNQSLLASAMDKVDDMITNDYFAHESLDGRMPWDFVSRRDYPYLYIGENLGMSFSSSESVHNALMNSPSHKKNILNEKYTDIGVVVKRGVIDGKETNILVQLFGTEKEVELIPNPVVALAIIEKTEVAQEIEKIEVLAEEVKAEPEPEPVEEIVEKIEPEVKEAVNDKPEEKTIIISKEEIDALKLKIELENNKNNNIISSTSPLMLGDNAKQYIEKKTPEPNLELDLSDIKFVANTNSDDKYTVAARMSDYLNVLLIGVLALMSFAMFLNIFVRFRVQHKPVLVQTFLLLVLLFGIYSTKLHFLEKLPGYITIF from the coding sequence ATGGACAAAAATAAAAAAACAAATAAAAGCTGGTTAAAATTCCTATTTTTAGGAGGTTTTTTGCTGTTTTTGTTTAAAAAAGAAGAAAAAAAGGGCAATATTAGCTTAAAGGACTTGGAGCATAATTTTCTTGATTTTGCTAAAAAAGAAGGAAAAGAAGTGAATGAACTCATTCATCACAAAGAGGATATTGAGGAATATATTGAGGATTCTGAGTCTATCTTTCGTGATTATTTTATCCCTCATAATGGGAACAATCATCATCCAAAAATTTTAAGAAAAAAACCTCTATTTATAGTGTTGTTTTTAGCACTTATGCTTAAGATTTCTCTAATTTCTTATCTTTTCTTTATTTACCCGAATGACGGACGGATGAGTGAAGATATTCAGTTGGGAGTTTTCAACATGTTGAACGAAGAGAGAGTTGCTAATGGTTTAGAACCGCTTGAATTAAACCAGTCATTGCTAGCTTCGGCTATGGACAAGGTGGATGATATGATTACTAACGATTATTTTGCTCACGAAAGTCTAGATGGAAGAATGCCATGGGATTTTGTCTCCAGAAGAGATTATCCATATTTATATATTGGAGAGAATCTTGGGATGAGCTTTTCTTCTTCTGAATCAGTTCATAATGCTTTAATGAATTCTCCGAGCCATAAAAAAAATATTCTAAATGAAAAATATACAGACATTGGAGTTGTTGTAAAAAGAGGTGTGATTGATGGAAAAGAAACTAATATTTTGGTTCAACTTTTTGGAACAGAAAAAGAAGTTGAGTTAATTCCAAATCCAGTTGTTGCTCTCGCTATAATAGAGAAAACTGAAGTGGCTCAAGAAATAGAAAAAATAGAAGTCTTAGCTGAAGAAGTGAAGGCAGAGCCAGAACCAGAACCAGTTGAGGAAATAGTGGAAAAAATAGAACCCGAGGTAAAGGAAGCGGTCAATGATAAACCAGAAGAAAAAACTATTATTATTTCAAAAGAGGAGATTGATGCCTTAAAACTAAAGATTGAATTAGAGAATAACAAAAATAATAATATAATATCCAGCACAAGTCCTTTAATGCTTGGAGATAATGCTAAACAATATATAGAGAAAAAAACGCCAGAACCAAATTTAGAGCTTGATTTAAGTGATATAAAATTTGTAGCAAATACAAATAGCGATGACAAATATACCGTTGCAGCTAGAATGTCGGATTATCTAAATGTATTACTTATTGGGGTTCTTGCTTTAATGAGCTTTGCCATGTTCCTAAATATATTTGTGAGATTCCGAGTCCAACACAAACCAGTTTTGGTCCAGACATTTCTACTTTTGGTTTTGCTTTTTGGAATATATTCAACCAAACTTCATTTCCTAGAAAAATTACCAGGATATATCACTATATTTTAA
- a CDS encoding phosphotransferase — MDIKEIKKKINQVIKETGFKEENEIYRGTYYEENNLRNLIYSGIYKGKPAILKYYADPRITDEPISLSSFLLCNKSKILTAPKLYKKEIVSPHEGWFISEMIPRGFDCFKRLSNREDRKEFLNIYLEYRNNFPKKQTRKLLLVEKLSADNFHIFRINRWLELAQNVEARRQIENKKLLLNEEFLKLYEESIEVIRKDFKNRGMVWCHGHFKAHELFFSKDKDKYYLIDFAHTAMYPEGYELASIVWSDYLMDSEKWNTPFNKWKLGVYEWINDIEHVAKETKIKKYKILIKASLIERILGTILADITSSSRLDTEKRRGVNLMIELLKELL; from the coding sequence ATGGATATAAAAGAAATTAAGAAAAAGATAAACCAAGTTATTAAAGAAACAGGTTTCAAGGAAGAAAATGAAATCTACAGAGGGACTTACTATGAAGAAAATAATTTGAGGAATTTGATTTATTCAGGAATCTACAAAGGAAAACCAGCAATATTAAAATATTATGCTGACCCTAGAATTACAGATGAGCCAATATCTTTGAGCTCATTTTTATTATGTAATAAGAGTAAAATTTTAACAGCTCCTAAGTTGTATAAAAAGGAGATAGTTTCGCCTCATGAGGGGTGGTTTATATCCGAAATGATTCCTCGTGGATTCGATTGTTTCAAAAGATTGTCAAACAGGGAAGATAGAAAAGAATTTTTGAATATATACCTTGAATATAGAAATAATTTTCCAAAAAAACAAACAAGAAAATTACTTTTGGTTGAAAAATTATCAGCAGATAATTTTCATATTTTTAGAATAAACAGATGGCTCGAGTTAGCGCAAAATGTTGAAGCTAGAAGACAAATAGAAAACAAAAAGTTATTACTGAATGAAGAATTTTTAAAACTTTATGAAGAGTCTATCGAGGTAATTAGAAAAGATTTCAAAAACAGGGGAATGGTTTGGTGTCATGGTCATTTTAAGGCTCACGAACTGTTTTTTAGTAAAGATAAAGATAAATACTATTTAATTGATTTTGCTCATACCGCTATGTATCCCGAGGGATATGAATTGGCTTCTATAGTTTGGTCAGATTATTTAATGGACTCAGAAAAATGGAATACGCCATTCAATAAGTGGAAGTTGGGTGTTTACGAATGGATTAACGATATAGAGCATGTAGCCAAGGAAACAAAAATAAAAAAATATAAAATACTTATAAAAGCTAGTTTAATTGAAAGAATACTCGGGACAATTTTGGCAGATATCACTTCTTCAAGCAGATTGGATACTGAAAAAAGAAGAGGAGTTAATTTGATGATAGAGTTATTAAAAGAATTGCTTTAA